In Symphalangus syndactylus isolate Jambi chromosome 14, NHGRI_mSymSyn1-v2.1_pri, whole genome shotgun sequence, one DNA window encodes the following:
- the SLC1A4 gene encoding neutral amino acid transporter A isoform X2, which translates to MEKSNETNGYLDSAQAGPAAGPGAPGTAAGRARRCAGFLRRQALVLLTVSGVLAGAGLGAALRGLSLSRTQVTYLAFPGEMLLRMLRMIILPLVVCSLVSGAASLDASSLGRLGGIAVAYFGLTTLSASALAVALAFIIKPGSGAQTLQSSDLGLEDSGPPPVPKETVDSFLDLARNLFPSNLVVAAFRTYATDYKVVTHNSSSGNVTHEKIPAGTEIEGMNILGLVLFALVLGVALKKLGSEGEDLIRFFNSLNEATMVLVSWIMWYVPVGIMFLVGSKIVEMKDIIVLVTSLGKYIFASILGHVIHGGIVLPLIYFVFTRKNPFRFLLGLLAPFATAFATCSSSATLPSMMKCIEENNGVDKRISRFILPIGATVNMDGAAIFQCVAAVFIAQLNNVELNAGQIFTILVTATASSVGAAGVPAGGVLTIAIILEAIGLPTHDLSLILAVDWIVDRTTTVVNVEGDALGAGILHHLNQKATKKGEQELAEVKVEAIPNCKSEEETSPLVTHQNPAGPVASAPELESKESVL; encoded by the exons ATGGAGAAGAGCAACGAGACCAACGGCTACCTTGACAGCGCCCAGGCGGGGCCTGCGGCTGGGCCCGGAGCTCCGGGGACCGCGGCGGGACGCGCGCGGCGTTGCGCGGGCTTCCTGCGGCGCCAAGCGCTGGTGCTGCTCACCGTGTCCGGGGTGCTGGCGGGCGCGGGCCTGGGCGCGGCGTTGCGCGGGCTCAGCCTGAGCCGCACGCAGGTCACCTACCTGGCCTTCCCCGGCGAGATGCTGCTCCGCATGCTGCGCATGATCATCCTGCCGCTGGTGGTCTGCAGCCTGGTGTCGGGCGCCGCCTCCCTCGATGCCAGCTCCCTCGGGCGTCTGGGCGGCATCGCTGTCGCCTACTTTGGCCTCACGACGCTGAGTGCCTCGGCGCTCGCCGTGGCCTTGGCGTTCATCATCAAGCCAGGATCCGGTGCGCAGACCCTTCAGTCCAGCGACCTGGGGCTGGAGGACTCGGGGCCTCCTCCTGTCCCCAAAGAGACTGTGGACTCTTTCCTCGACCTGGCCAG AAACCTGTTTCCCTCAAATCTTGTGGTTGCAGCTTTCCGTACG TATGCAACTGATTATAAAGTTGTGACCCACAACAGCAGCTCTGGAAATGTAACCCATGAAAAG ATCCCCGCAGGCACTGAGATAGAAGGGATGAACATTTTAGGATTGGTCCTGTTTGCTCTGGTGTTAGGAGTGGCCTTAAAGAAACTAGGCTCTGAAGGAGAAGACCTCATCCGTTTCTTCAATTCCCTCAATGAGGCGACGATGGTGCTGGTATCCTGGATTATGTG GTACGTACCTGTGGGCATCATGTTCCTCGTTGGAAGCAAGATCGTGGAAATGAAAGACATCATCGTGCTGGTGACCAGCCTGGGGAAATACATCTTCGCATCTATATTGGGCCATGTTATTCATGGAGGAATTGTTCTgccacttatttattttgttttcacacGAAAAAACCCATTCAgattcctcctgggcctcctcgCCCCATTTGCGACAGCATTTGCTACCTGCTCCAG CTCAGCGACCCTTCCCTCTATGATGAAGTGCATTGAAGAGAACAATGGTGTGGACAAGAGGATCAGCAGGTTTATTCTCCCCATCGGGGCCACCGTGAACATGGACGGGGCAGCCATCTTCCAGTGTGTGGCCGCGGTGTTCATTGCGCAACTCAACAACGTAGAGCTCAACGCGGGACAGATTTTCACCATTCT AGTGACTGCCACAGCGTCCAGTGTTGGAGCAGCAGGCGTGCCAGCTGGAGGGGTCCTCACCATTGCCATTATCCTGGAGGCCATTGGGCTGCCTACTCATGACCTGTCTCTGATCCTGGCTGTGGACTGGATTGT GGACCGGACCACTACGGTGGTGAATGTGGAAGGGGATGCCCTGGGTGCAGGCATTCTCCACCACCTGAATCAGAAAGCAACGAAGAAAGGCGAGCAGGAACTTGCTGAGGTGAAAGTGGAAGCCATCCCCAACTGCAAGTCTGAGGAGGAGACATCGCCCCTGGTGACACACCAGAACCCCGCTGGCCCCGTGGCCAGTGCCCCAGAACTGGAATCCAAGGAGTCGGTTCTGTGA
- the SLC1A4 gene encoding neutral amino acid transporter A isoform X1, which translates to MEKSNETNGYLDSAQAGPAAGPGAPGTAAGRARRCAGFLRRQALVLLTVSGVLAGAGLGAALRGLSLSRTQVTYLAFPGEMLLRMLRMIILPLVVCSLVSGAASLDASSLGRLGGIAVAYFGLTTLSASALAVALAFIIKPGSGAQTLQSSDLGLEDSGPPPVPKETVDSFLDLARNLFPSNLVVAAFRTYATDYKVVTHNSSSGNVTHEKIPAGTEIEGMNILGLVLFALVLGVALKKLGSEGEDLIRFFNSLNEATMVLVSWIMWYVPVGIMFLVGSKIVEMKDIIVLVTSLGKYIFASILGHVIHGGIVLPLIYFVFTRKNPFRFLLGLLAPFATAFATCSSSATLPSMMKCIEENNGVDKRISRFILPIGATVNMDGAAIFQCVAAVFIAQLNNVELNAGQIFTILVTATASSVGAAGVPAGGVLTIAIILEAIGLPTHDLSLILAVDWIVDRTTTVVNVEGDALGAGILHHLNQKATKKGEQELAEVKVEAIPNCKSEEETSPLGSVWKQPLELPGSRNHGLRVLYGYTLEKMQMYFTLPGQLCIRCFLGKPRRFIVICRIASSCSN; encoded by the exons ATGGAGAAGAGCAACGAGACCAACGGCTACCTTGACAGCGCCCAGGCGGGGCCTGCGGCTGGGCCCGGAGCTCCGGGGACCGCGGCGGGACGCGCGCGGCGTTGCGCGGGCTTCCTGCGGCGCCAAGCGCTGGTGCTGCTCACCGTGTCCGGGGTGCTGGCGGGCGCGGGCCTGGGCGCGGCGTTGCGCGGGCTCAGCCTGAGCCGCACGCAGGTCACCTACCTGGCCTTCCCCGGCGAGATGCTGCTCCGCATGCTGCGCATGATCATCCTGCCGCTGGTGGTCTGCAGCCTGGTGTCGGGCGCCGCCTCCCTCGATGCCAGCTCCCTCGGGCGTCTGGGCGGCATCGCTGTCGCCTACTTTGGCCTCACGACGCTGAGTGCCTCGGCGCTCGCCGTGGCCTTGGCGTTCATCATCAAGCCAGGATCCGGTGCGCAGACCCTTCAGTCCAGCGACCTGGGGCTGGAGGACTCGGGGCCTCCTCCTGTCCCCAAAGAGACTGTGGACTCTTTCCTCGACCTGGCCAG AAACCTGTTTCCCTCAAATCTTGTGGTTGCAGCTTTCCGTACG TATGCAACTGATTATAAAGTTGTGACCCACAACAGCAGCTCTGGAAATGTAACCCATGAAAAG ATCCCCGCAGGCACTGAGATAGAAGGGATGAACATTTTAGGATTGGTCCTGTTTGCTCTGGTGTTAGGAGTGGCCTTAAAGAAACTAGGCTCTGAAGGAGAAGACCTCATCCGTTTCTTCAATTCCCTCAATGAGGCGACGATGGTGCTGGTATCCTGGATTATGTG GTACGTACCTGTGGGCATCATGTTCCTCGTTGGAAGCAAGATCGTGGAAATGAAAGACATCATCGTGCTGGTGACCAGCCTGGGGAAATACATCTTCGCATCTATATTGGGCCATGTTATTCATGGAGGAATTGTTCTgccacttatttattttgttttcacacGAAAAAACCCATTCAgattcctcctgggcctcctcgCCCCATTTGCGACAGCATTTGCTACCTGCTCCAG CTCAGCGACCCTTCCCTCTATGATGAAGTGCATTGAAGAGAACAATGGTGTGGACAAGAGGATCAGCAGGTTTATTCTCCCCATCGGGGCCACCGTGAACATGGACGGGGCAGCCATCTTCCAGTGTGTGGCCGCGGTGTTCATTGCGCAACTCAACAACGTAGAGCTCAACGCGGGACAGATTTTCACCATTCT AGTGACTGCCACAGCGTCCAGTGTTGGAGCAGCAGGCGTGCCAGCTGGAGGGGTCCTCACCATTGCCATTATCCTGGAGGCCATTGGGCTGCCTACTCATGACCTGTCTCTGATCCTGGCTGTGGACTGGATTGT GGACCGGACCACTACGGTGGTGAATGTGGAAGGGGATGCCCTGGGTGCAGGCATTCTCCACCACCTGAATCAGAAAGCAACGAAGAAAGGCGAGCAGGAACTTGCTGAGGTGAAAGTGGAAGCCATCCCCAACTGCAAGTCTGAGGAGGAGACATCGCCCCTG GGATCTGTTTGGAAACAACCCCTTGAGCTGCCAGGCTCAAGAAATCATGGACTCAGGGTCCTGTATGGTTACACCTTGGAAAAAATGCAGATGTATTTCACTCTCCCCGGTCAGCTCTGCATCAGGTGTTTTCTGGGCAAACCAAGGCGGTTTATAGTCATCTGTCGCATTGCCTCGAGTTGCAGTaattga
- the SLC1A4 gene encoding neutral amino acid transporter A isoform X3, whose product MEKSNETNGYLDSAQAGPAAGPGAPGTAAGRARRCAGFLRRQALVLLTVSGVLAGAGLGAALRGLSLSRTQVTYLAFPGEMLLRMLRMIILPLVVCSLVSGAASLDASSLGRLGGIAVAYFGLTTLSASALAVALAFIIKPGSGAQTLQSSDLGLEDSGPPPVPKETVDSFLDLARNLFPSNLVVAAFRTYATDYKVVTHNSSSGNVTHEKIPAGTEIEGMNILGLVLFALVLGVALKKLGSEGEDLIRFFNSLNEATMVLVSWIMCSATLPSMMKCIEENNGVDKRISRFILPIGATVNMDGAAIFQCVAAVFIAQLNNVELNAGQIFTILVTATASSVGAAGVPAGGVLTIAIILEAIGLPTHDLSLILAVDWIVDRTTTVVNVEGDALGAGILHHLNQKATKKGEQELAEVKVEAIPNCKSEEETSPLVTHQNPAGPVASAPELESKESVL is encoded by the exons ATGGAGAAGAGCAACGAGACCAACGGCTACCTTGACAGCGCCCAGGCGGGGCCTGCGGCTGGGCCCGGAGCTCCGGGGACCGCGGCGGGACGCGCGCGGCGTTGCGCGGGCTTCCTGCGGCGCCAAGCGCTGGTGCTGCTCACCGTGTCCGGGGTGCTGGCGGGCGCGGGCCTGGGCGCGGCGTTGCGCGGGCTCAGCCTGAGCCGCACGCAGGTCACCTACCTGGCCTTCCCCGGCGAGATGCTGCTCCGCATGCTGCGCATGATCATCCTGCCGCTGGTGGTCTGCAGCCTGGTGTCGGGCGCCGCCTCCCTCGATGCCAGCTCCCTCGGGCGTCTGGGCGGCATCGCTGTCGCCTACTTTGGCCTCACGACGCTGAGTGCCTCGGCGCTCGCCGTGGCCTTGGCGTTCATCATCAAGCCAGGATCCGGTGCGCAGACCCTTCAGTCCAGCGACCTGGGGCTGGAGGACTCGGGGCCTCCTCCTGTCCCCAAAGAGACTGTGGACTCTTTCCTCGACCTGGCCAG AAACCTGTTTCCCTCAAATCTTGTGGTTGCAGCTTTCCGTACG TATGCAACTGATTATAAAGTTGTGACCCACAACAGCAGCTCTGGAAATGTAACCCATGAAAAG ATCCCCGCAGGCACTGAGATAGAAGGGATGAACATTTTAGGATTGGTCCTGTTTGCTCTGGTGTTAGGAGTGGCCTTAAAGAAACTAGGCTCTGAAGGAGAAGACCTCATCCGTTTCTTCAATTCCCTCAATGAGGCGACGATGGTGCTGGTATCCTGGATTATGTG CTCAGCGACCCTTCCCTCTATGATGAAGTGCATTGAAGAGAACAATGGTGTGGACAAGAGGATCAGCAGGTTTATTCTCCCCATCGGGGCCACCGTGAACATGGACGGGGCAGCCATCTTCCAGTGTGTGGCCGCGGTGTTCATTGCGCAACTCAACAACGTAGAGCTCAACGCGGGACAGATTTTCACCATTCT AGTGACTGCCACAGCGTCCAGTGTTGGAGCAGCAGGCGTGCCAGCTGGAGGGGTCCTCACCATTGCCATTATCCTGGAGGCCATTGGGCTGCCTACTCATGACCTGTCTCTGATCCTGGCTGTGGACTGGATTGT GGACCGGACCACTACGGTGGTGAATGTGGAAGGGGATGCCCTGGGTGCAGGCATTCTCCACCACCTGAATCAGAAAGCAACGAAGAAAGGCGAGCAGGAACTTGCTGAGGTGAAAGTGGAAGCCATCCCCAACTGCAAGTCTGAGGAGGAGACATCGCCCCTGGTGACACACCAGAACCCCGCTGGCCCCGTGGCCAGTGCCCCAGAACTGGAATCCAAGGAGTCGGTTCTGTGA